From Desulfuromonas soudanensis, the proteins below share one genomic window:
- a CDS encoding fatty acid cis/trans isomerase produces MIIKFVPVMVLALFFAGCAAKALPPVEIMFPTRTIDYQKEVKPILDKRCTVCHSCYNSPCQLKLDSFEGADRGGTKRAIYNSSRLSSMDPTRLFTDAQSTAEWREKKFFSVTDSTVSNGLNDSIMIQLLSHKMKNAKSEGEYRSESEDLTCSENGKELGGYLKKHPNNGMPFGFPPLKQDEFDIVAGWLVQGAKGPDAAQQAELMAQKPDDALAVLKWEDFLNQDDPKHAMTARYLYEHLFLAHLKFGTPTNEFYELVRSKTAPGHPLDLIATVRPYDDPGVKRVYYRFRKIYSTIVIKTHMVFNLDDTQLKRFNELFIQPEWLQPPHLMSYATKVSANPFVVFEQIPPRSRYQFLLDNALYTIMTFIHGPVCKGQIALNVIDDHFWVMFMDPDHDLSATNPGFLKLYGDKLRMPIESGSNLGIFSLLTDEHRASAVEFYGARQDLYSSLNYSGLGYESIWKGNRAEDAPMLTVYRHFDSASVHRGALGDLPKTVWVIDYPLLERIYYALVAGFDVYGTSAHQLASRFYMDELRVEAESYFLDFLPPENRREIMQSWYKGVDYEKINYSPSALPAKILFTSNDPKREFVEHVVDSHLLPATGIGFDKVNYLRAGADYSRQPDKLETADDYLRAIRAVSRTGAPFFALVNDSNSNVAYVRIRREKGRDVAFSVVINRWHNNVTFLLKEDKHLDPSRDSADIINGLIGSYPNYFFDVQEKDFPDFIDFLAHFDASQKNTARMVKYGVNRADERLWATYDWFQKRHNEDEPVNGGLFDMNRYYYIAR; encoded by the coding sequence ATGATAATTAAATTCGTTCCCGTTATGGTACTGGCATTATTCTTTGCCGGATGTGCAGCAAAAGCCCTTCCACCCGTTGAGATAATGTTTCCTACCAGGACCATTGATTATCAGAAAGAGGTTAAGCCGATCCTCGACAAACGCTGCACCGTTTGCCATTCCTGCTACAACTCGCCCTGTCAGCTCAAACTCGATTCTTTTGAAGGGGCTGACCGTGGGGGAACAAAGAGGGCCATTTACAATTCTTCACGACTCAGTTCCATGGACCCGACCCGTCTTTTTACCGATGCTCAGTCAACTGCGGAGTGGCGGGAAAAAAAATTCTTCAGCGTGACGGATAGTACTGTTTCAAACGGATTGAACGATTCGATAATGATTCAGCTTTTGTCCCATAAGATGAAAAACGCGAAGAGTGAGGGTGAGTACCGGTCTGAATCTGAAGATCTGACATGTTCTGAAAACGGCAAGGAGCTTGGCGGCTATCTGAAAAAACATCCGAATAACGGCATGCCGTTTGGTTTTCCCCCACTCAAGCAGGACGAGTTCGACATTGTCGCCGGTTGGCTGGTTCAGGGTGCCAAAGGGCCTGATGCCGCACAGCAGGCGGAGCTGATGGCGCAGAAACCAGACGATGCGCTGGCCGTCCTGAAGTGGGAAGATTTTCTGAACCAGGACGATCCCAAACATGCCATGACGGCACGCTACCTTTACGAACACTTGTTTCTGGCGCATCTGAAGTTCGGAACCCCGACCAATGAATTCTACGAACTGGTTCGCTCGAAAACGGCACCCGGTCACCCCCTTGATCTGATCGCCACCGTCCGCCCCTATGACGATCCCGGCGTCAAGAGGGTCTACTACCGTTTCCGGAAAATTTACTCCACCATCGTCATCAAGACCCATATGGTTTTCAATCTCGACGACACCCAACTGAAGCGGTTCAACGAACTGTTCATTCAGCCGGAGTGGCTGCAGCCGCCTCATCTGATGAGCTATGCTACGAAAGTGAGCGCCAACCCTTTTGTCGTATTCGAACAGATCCCGCCGCGCTCGCGCTATCAATTCCTGTTGGATAATGCCCTCTATACCATCATGACTTTCATTCACGGTCCGGTCTGCAAAGGCCAGATCGCCCTCAATGTCATCGATGATCATTTCTGGGTCATGTTCATGGACCCGGACCATGATTTGAGCGCGACCAATCCAGGTTTTCTGAAGCTGTACGGCGACAAATTGCGGATGCCCATTGAGAGTGGGAGCAACCTGGGTATCTTTTCGCTGCTCACCGATGAGCATCGCGCGTCGGCAGTGGAGTTCTACGGGGCCAGGCAGGATCTCTACTCTTCCTTAAACTATTCCGGTCTCGGCTATGAGTCCATTTGGAAGGGAAACCGGGCCGAAGATGCCCCGATGCTGACCGTCTATCGCCATTTCGACAGTGCCTCGGTGCATAGGGGGGCTCTGGGTGATCTACCGAAAACAGTATGGGTTATTGATTATCCTCTGTTGGAACGGATCTATTATGCCCTCGTTGCCGGTTTTGACGTCTATGGCACATCCGCTCATCAGTTGGCCTCGCGGTTCTACATGGATGAACTGCGCGTTGAAGCGGAGAGTTACTTCCTTGATTTTCTTCCACCGGAGAATCGGCGGGAGATAATGCAATCGTGGTACAAGGGCGTAGATTATGAGAAAATCAATTACTCCCCTTCCGCCCTGCCTGCAAAAATACTCTTTACATCGAACGACCCGAAGCGAGAGTTCGTCGAACATGTCGTGGATAGCCACCTTCTGCCGGCGACAGGGATCGGCTTTGATAAGGTAAATTACCTGCGCGCAGGAGCCGATTATTCGCGCCAGCCCGACAAACTTGAAACCGCCGACGACTATCTGCGGGCCATTCGTGCCGTTTCCAGAACCGGAGCGCCATTTTTCGCCCTGGTCAATGACAGTAACTCCAATGTTGCCTATGTAAGGATTAGACGGGAGAAGGGTCGCGACGTTGCTTTTTCCGTGGTAATCAATCGCTGGCATAACAATGTCACATTCCTGCTCAAAGAAGATAAACACCTCGACCCGTCCAGGGACAGTGCCGACATTATCAATGGTCTCATTGGATCCTATCCGAACTATTTCTTTGATGTGCAGGAGAAAGATTTCCCTGATTTTATCGATTTCCTTGCCCATTTTGATGCGAGTCAAAAAAATACGGCGCGGATGGTAAAATATGGCGTGAATCGGGCCGACGAACGATTATGGGCAACCTATGACTGGTTCCAAAAACGCCATAATGAAGATGAACCGGTGAATGGGGGGCTTTTTGATATGAACCGTTACTATTACATTGCCCGATAG
- the pckA gene encoding phosphoenolpyruvate carboxykinase (ATP): MRLNDISRGTGLEGHGICNANLIYWTPPTSVLYELIVKRGEGLLSHLGAVAVKTGHYTGRAANDKFIVDEPSCHDHVAWGKVNRPFDPAKFDALYDRMCAYMHGRDLFVQDCYAGADKEHRLPIRVITENAWHSLFARNMFVAAEPEELENHSPHFTVINMSHFHALPTVDGTNSETFIIINFARKMIIIGGTSYAGEIKKSIFTILNYLLPIQKKILPMHCSANVGPKGDSAVFFGLSGTGKTTLSADPNRSLIGDDEHGWDDKGVFNFEGGCYAKIINLSKEAEPEIYETTRRFGTILENVAIDIHSRRIDLNDDSFTENTRASYPLTHIPNIVKSGCGAHPVNIIMLTCDAFGVLPPIARLTPEQAMFHFLSGYTAKVAGTEAGVTEPSATFSTCFGAPFMALNPTVYGELLRTKIARHKVTCWLVNTGWSGGAYGVGSRMKIGYSRALVNAALDGTLDAGPFAKDNFFDLDIPTTCPGVPADVLNPRNTWEDKAKYDETATRLVGMFKENFKKYAPHVSSEVAEVM, encoded by the coding sequence GTGAGGCTTAATGATATTAGCAGGGGAACAGGGCTTGAAGGACACGGCATCTGCAATGCTAACCTGATTTACTGGACGCCGCCGACATCGGTTCTCTATGAACTGATTGTGAAGAGGGGAGAGGGGCTCCTCTCCCATCTGGGCGCGGTCGCCGTCAAGACCGGACACTATACGGGGCGGGCCGCAAACGATAAGTTCATCGTCGACGAACCGAGCTGCCACGACCATGTCGCCTGGGGAAAGGTCAACCGCCCCTTCGACCCGGCAAAGTTCGATGCCCTCTACGATCGGATGTGTGCCTACATGCACGGGCGCGATCTCTTTGTGCAGGATTGCTATGCGGGGGCCGACAAGGAGCATCGCCTCCCCATTCGCGTCATCACCGAGAACGCGTGGCATTCTCTCTTCGCCCGCAACATGTTCGTGGCGGCAGAACCGGAGGAGCTGGAGAACCACTCTCCCCACTTCACCGTCATCAATATGTCGCACTTCCACGCCCTTCCCACCGTGGACGGCACCAATTCCGAAACGTTCATCATCATCAACTTTGCCCGCAAAATGATCATCATCGGCGGCACCAGCTATGCCGGCGAGATCAAAAAGTCGATCTTCACCATCCTCAACTATCTCCTGCCGATTCAGAAGAAGATCCTGCCGATGCACTGCTCCGCCAACGTTGGGCCCAAGGGAGATTCCGCCGTCTTCTTCGGTCTCTCCGGCACCGGCAAAACGACCCTCTCCGCCGATCCGAACCGCTCGCTGATCGGCGACGACGAACACGGCTGGGACGACAAGGGGGTCTTCAACTTCGAGGGCGGATGTTACGCCAAGATCATCAACCTCTCCAAAGAGGCCGAACCTGAAATCTACGAGACGACCCGCCGCTTCGGCACCATCCTCGAAAACGTTGCGATCGACATCCACAGTCGCCGGATCGACCTGAACGACGACTCCTTTACCGAAAACACCCGTGCCTCCTATCCGCTGACCCACATCCCGAACATCGTCAAGAGCGGCTGCGGCGCTCACCCCGTCAACATCATCATGCTCACCTGCGACGCCTTCGGCGTTCTCCCGCCCATCGCCCGGCTGACTCCGGAGCAGGCGATGTTCCACTTCCTCTCAGGCTACACGGCCAAGGTCGCCGGAACTGAAGCCGGAGTCACCGAACCCTCCGCAACTTTTTCCACCTGCTTCGGTGCCCCTTTCATGGCGCTCAACCCGACCGTCTACGGGGAGTTGCTGCGCACCAAGATCGCCAGACACAAGGTCACCTGCTGGCTGGTGAATACCGGCTGGAGCGGAGGCGCCTACGGGGTCGGCTCCCGTATGAAGATCGGGTACTCCCGCGCACTGGTCAATGCCGCCCTCGACGGCACCCTGGACGCCGGTCCTTTTGCAAAGGACAACTTCTTCGACCTCGATATCCCCACCACCTGCCCCGGAGTCCCCGCCGATGTCCTCAACCCCCGCAATACCTGGGAGGACAAGGCCAAATACGACGAGACCGCAACCCGTCTGGTCGGGATGTTCAAGGAGAATTTCAAAAAATACGCTCCCCATGTGAGCTCCGAGGTGGCCGAAGTGATGTAA
- a CDS encoding ice-binding family protein: MRKFIGRKAYLVSLIVLGAFVCTLPAYAGSHHRDSDDNDDNSTSNSVVAGPKTVNLGTAGDFVILTKTGITTTGTTAIVGSMGVSPIVATAMTGFGLIADATNEFSTSSLVTGKIYAADYAPPTPTKMTTAIGDMETAYTDAAGRVNPDFEELGGGDISGKTLLPGLYKWSTDVLITNAGVTLAGGPNDIWILQMAGNLTVNNSAMVTLLGGAQAKNIFWQVSGNATLGTAADMKGIILSKTLISMNTGAKLSGRALAQTAVTLIANTVTAP, from the coding sequence ATGAGAAAATTTATTGGACGGAAAGCTTATCTTGTATCTTTGATCGTTCTGGGCGCTTTTGTCTGCACCCTCCCCGCCTACGCTGGTTCGCATCATCGGGACAGTGACGACAATGACGATAATTCAACCAGTAATTCAGTCGTCGCAGGACCCAAGACCGTCAACCTCGGGACAGCCGGCGATTTCGTTATCCTGACAAAAACCGGAATCACAACCACCGGAACCACGGCCATTGTCGGAAGTATGGGGGTCAGTCCCATCGTCGCTACGGCCATGACCGGTTTTGGTCTGATTGCCGATGCCACGAATGAATTTTCCACTTCGTCTCTGGTGACCGGCAAAATCTACGCAGCCGACTATGCCCCGCCGACCCCTACCAAAATGACCACCGCCATCGGTGACATGGAAACCGCCTACACTGACGCCGCCGGAAGAGTAAATCCTGATTTTGAGGAACTCGGCGGCGGCGACATCAGCGGCAAGACACTTCTCCCCGGTCTCTACAAATGGAGCACAGACGTTTTGATCACGAACGCCGGAGTTACTCTCGCCGGTGGCCCGAATGATATCTGGATTCTGCAGATGGCTGGCAATCTGACCGTGAACAACAGCGCCATGGTCACCCTCCTCGGCGGCGCCCAGGCCAAGAACATCTTTTGGCAGGTCTCCGGCAATGCGACCCTCGGAACCGCAGCTGACATGAAAGGGATCATCCTGAGCAAAACGCTGATTTCGATGAATACCGGCGCCAAACTGAGCGGCAGAGCGTTGGCCCAGACCGCAGTGACGTTGATCGCAAATACCGTTACGGCCCCCTAA
- a CDS encoding DUF6448 family protein has product MNTKSRRSLTLLGMTLALAIGLLLPGEAAAHCDTLDGPVVADARTALAQGNVAPVLKWVSLGDEKEIRTAFAKTTAVRKLSPEAETLADLYFFETLVRIHRAGEGAPYTGLKAAGTVEPVIAKADLALEKGAVDELVKAILRHTEEGIRKRFIHALETKKHADESIAAGRKYVEAYVTFVHYVEGIAQVVHAAPHHAEATPQAPHQH; this is encoded by the coding sequence ATGAACACGAAATCGAGACGTTCGCTGACGCTGTTGGGAATGACCCTGGCCCTGGCTATCGGACTGCTCCTTCCGGGGGAGGCGGCGGCACACTGTGACACCCTCGATGGACCGGTGGTCGCCGATGCGCGCACCGCTCTGGCCCAGGGGAATGTCGCCCCGGTGCTGAAGTGGGTCAGTTTGGGCGATGAAAAGGAGATTCGCACGGCCTTTGCCAAGACGACGGCGGTGCGCAAGCTCAGCCCCGAAGCCGAGACCCTGGCCGACCTCTACTTTTTTGAGACCCTGGTGCGCATTCACCGCGCCGGCGAGGGAGCTCCCTATACCGGTCTGAAGGCGGCCGGAACCGTCGAACCCGTGATCGCCAAGGCGGATCTGGCCTTGGAAAAGGGGGCGGTCGACGAACTGGTCAAGGCCATCCTTAGGCACACCGAAGAGGGGATTCGCAAGCGTTTCATCCATGCCCTGGAGACAAAAAAGCATGCCGATGAAAGCATAGCGGCCGGCCGTAAATATGTCGAAGCCTACGTCACCTTCGTTCATTACGTCGAAGGGATCGCCCAGGTCGTTCATGCCGCCCCCCACCACGCCGAGGCGACCCCACAGGCCCCTCACCAACACTGA